In one window of candidate division KSB1 bacterium DNA:
- a CDS encoding cytochrome c3 family protein yields the protein MNSKEDNKKNKGAFSELKLSVSRRYIYSNPRPAMMVAGGLMCLGILGYYVIDFFFLKKSIVASGPLSSPHAKFERDCVSCHEPFKAATSAKCSACHEKTGDKLGVYTFAGHYVYRSGEMQRLKTAAANFATKETACAVCHQEHQGRNALIINVPDAYCTSCHVYGSFNNNHPQFQFVAKKFSDDSTLAFTHIKHVKEIVKREKLMDIERACLYCHNPQPDGRHFEPIAFERHCSACHLNGNVATPPLKMKTADALSEPGVETLEAIRRRRSPGVMWAFNTNPNEFQIKPGNRLVKSPVRHKDPWVLENLKTIQRMLYPNLGLAELLKTAGGTGGQNQPAAEKSIYLEAIQTLQEQAAGLRGRPEPEVQSELAKIDSLLKAARNKIQRQPLLNGAAKFVWPAAKANTSLNPDQIARLNDLAASLTAPCRECHTVENAAIWRVQKDQRILQRAEFNHRAHIVQRRCLECHAQIPIIPPQRDEAAATVKNVQDRAAIQNIPDIENCRACHNREETSNRCVTCHYFHPNKTNRSNLLLYLD from the coding sequence TTGAATTCGAAAGAAGATAACAAAAAGAACAAAGGCGCTTTCAGCGAGTTGAAGCTTTCGGTTTCGCGCCGATATATCTACTCTAATCCCCGACCGGCCATGATGGTCGCCGGCGGGTTGATGTGTCTTGGCATTTTGGGTTATTATGTCATTGATTTTTTCTTTCTCAAAAAAAGCATTGTCGCCAGTGGTCCGCTCTCATCGCCTCACGCCAAATTTGAAAGAGATTGCGTCTCGTGTCACGAGCCTTTTAAAGCCGCAACCAGCGCCAAATGCTCGGCATGCCACGAGAAAACCGGCGACAAACTCGGCGTCTATACGTTTGCCGGCCACTACGTTTATCGCTCCGGCGAGATGCAGCGGCTAAAAACCGCCGCAGCCAATTTTGCCACCAAAGAAACTGCTTGCGCCGTCTGCCACCAGGAACATCAGGGCCGCAATGCCTTGATCATCAATGTGCCGGATGCCTATTGCACCTCGTGTCACGTTTACGGCTCGTTCAACAACAATCATCCGCAATTTCAGTTTGTTGCCAAAAAATTTTCAGATGACTCGACCCTGGCATTCACTCACATCAAGCACGTCAAGGAAATCGTCAAACGCGAAAAACTGATGGATATCGAGAGAGCCTGCTTGTATTGCCATAACCCGCAGCCTGACGGCAGACACTTTGAGCCAATTGCATTTGAGAGGCATTGCAGCGCCTGTCATTTGAACGGCAATGTTGCAACGCCGCCGCTCAAAATGAAAACTGCCGATGCTTTGTCGGAGCCCGGTGTTGAAACGCTCGAAGCCATTCGCCGCCGGCGCAGCCCCGGCGTGATGTGGGCGTTCAACACCAATCCCAATGAGTTTCAAATTAAGCCCGGCAATCGCCTGGTGAAATCGCCGGTTCGTCATAAAGACCCGTGGGTTTTGGAAAATTTGAAAACGATCCAGCGCATGCTTTATCCCAATCTCGGCTTGGCCGAATTGCTCAAAACCGCCGGCGGAACTGGCGGGCAAAATCAACCGGCAGCGGAAAAGTCAATTTATCTGGAAGCGATTCAAACCCTGCAAGAGCAGGCGGCCGGTTTGCGCGGCAGGCCGGAGCCGGAGGTGCAAAGCGAGCTGGCCAAAATCGACTCGCTGCTTAAAGCCGCGCGCAACAAAATTCAACGCCAGCCGCTTTTGAACGGCGCGGCGAAATTTGTCTGGCCGGCGGCAAAAGCAAATACAAGCTTGAATCCCGATCAAATCGCCAGGCTCAATGATTTGGCGGCGTCGTTGACCGCCCCCTGCCGCGAGTGTCATACGGTCGAAAACGCTGCGATTTGGCGCGTGCAAAAAGATCAGCGAATTTTACAGCGCGCCGAATTCAACCATCGCGCACACATCGTGCAGCGGCGATGCCTGGAATGTCATGCGCAAATTCCGATCATCCCGCCGCAGCGGGACGAGGCCGCGGCGACGGTCAAGAACGTGCAAGACCGCGCCGCGATTCAAAATATTCCGGATATTGAAAACTGCCGTGCCTGTCACAACCGCGAGGAAACTTCCAATCGCTGCGTGACGTGCCATTATTTTCATCCGAACAAAACCAATCGTTCTAACCTGCTGTTGTATTTGGATTGA
- a CDS encoding FHA domain-containing protein: protein MNTNHEILADGTFTLKQPVRLPEVLDMLIVGGGPAGTAAAFRAKELGLIALVIDFDDVMKRIRDYAKDKLILPDYGGGDNMPFPRGDGLISLLRFSPIDKDEMCRQWKTLYRENNIPAQVGVELLGLQQRHDGVWQARAYNHHTKAEQSFLTKHVIIAIGRGVPRRFDIPGNTEGIAYRLSDPALYVGAPALVIGGGTSAAEAVIAISQAKIKANDSTAVYWSYRGDKLPKVSKALAEAFFDAYLGNGNIRHYAYSEPVAVITAEDKKEYLSLRTDRRRLEGRPLETSHLEFPKEHCIACIGEDIPTAFLSSLGIEMITAGPGNKPRFVVTPLLETKQPNVFLIGDILSPAYLETENFDADPDSFQEIRRRGNIKAALRDGVLVAEAVAQKLAGKKVVRIDLDFEEERVEAKFAGAKTSIAGSDGSPQKNLSAARFAAQHQAFLVHLISGNVEAEEFAVNQNGTTTIGRKDCDINFPEDMLMSGQHASISHGPEGYFLRDDGSTNGVFIKLKEARPTEIFHGNVIRIGKQMLLFDTENGGYSFIHIDAAGKPLNRYELSNQIIVVGRQAPDVTLDQYDMTLSRHHLSVTVKDRKIWVKDLGSANGSFLKIKNSVPLELDDQFRIGQQLFKFNLKKERARRTIVFNTELKNVRSPKSEARSQRTEDRNQKPEARSQKIEEAKPQAAKLEGMFVVFKNLGKSCSFKTGQTICEIAENNGLKLKADCRIGSCGLDPIRIISGFENMNPLGDEEQGTLEDINKLEPGKYRLACVARPKGPVVVEILEQK from the coding sequence ATGAACACAAATCACGAAATCCTTGCCGACGGCACATTTACTCTCAAGCAGCCGGTGCGCTTGCCAGAGGTGTTGGACATGCTGATCGTTGGCGGCGGGCCGGCGGGAACGGCGGCGGCGTTTCGCGCCAAGGAATTGGGCTTGATCGCGCTCGTCATCGATTTTGACGACGTGATGAAACGCATTCGCGATTATGCCAAGGACAAGCTGATTCTTCCCGACTACGGTGGTGGGGACAACATGCCATTTCCGCGAGGTGACGGCTTGATTTCGTTGCTGCGCTTTTCCCCCATCGACAAGGACGAGATGTGCCGGCAGTGGAAAACCTTGTATCGCGAGAACAACATTCCCGCGCAAGTCGGTGTCGAGCTTCTCGGCTTGCAGCAGCGCCACGACGGCGTTTGGCAGGCGCGCGCGTATAATCACCATACCAAAGCCGAGCAATCCTTTCTCACGAAGCATGTCATCATCGCCATTGGCCGCGGTGTGCCGCGCCGTTTTGATATTCCCGGTAACACCGAGGGCATTGCATATCGTTTGTCGGATCCGGCTTTGTACGTCGGCGCGCCGGCGTTGGTGATCGGTGGCGGCACTTCCGCGGCGGAGGCGGTGATTGCGATTTCACAGGCGAAAATCAAGGCGAATGATTCGACCGCGGTTTACTGGTCCTATCGCGGTGACAAATTGCCGAAGGTCTCGAAGGCACTGGCCGAGGCATTTTTCGACGCCTATCTGGGCAACGGCAACATTCGTCATTATGCCTACAGCGAACCAGTGGCGGTGATTACTGCCGAGGACAAAAAAGAATATCTTTCGCTACGCACGGATCGCCGTCGCCTCGAGGGTCGGCCGCTCGAGACTTCTCACCTCGAATTTCCCAAGGAACATTGTATCGCCTGCATCGGTGAAGACATCCCAACGGCTTTTTTGAGTTCACTTGGAATAGAGATGATCACCGCCGGGCCGGGCAACAAACCGCGTTTCGTGGTGACGCCGCTGCTCGAAACGAAACAACCGAATGTTTTTTTGATCGGTGATATTTTAAGCCCGGCCTATTTGGAAACCGAAAATTTTGACGCCGACCCGGATTCCTTTCAGGAAATCAGACGCCGAGGCAATATCAAAGCAGCGCTGCGCGACGGCGTTCTCGTCGCCGAAGCCGTGGCGCAAAAACTCGCCGGCAAAAAAGTGGTTCGCATCGATCTTGATTTTGAGGAAGAACGTGTCGAGGCCAAATTTGCCGGCGCCAAAACTTCGATTGCCGGCAGCGACGGCTCGCCCCAAAAGAATTTGAGCGCGGCGCGATTCGCCGCACAGCATCAGGCTTTTCTCGTGCACCTCATTTCAGGAAATGTGGAGGCGGAGGAGTTTGCCGTCAATCAAAACGGCACCACGACGATCGGCCGCAAAGATTGTGACATTAACTTTCCGGAGGACATGCTGATGTCCGGCCAGCACGCCTCGATTTCACATGGGCCGGAAGGCTATTTTCTCCGCGACGATGGCAGCACCAACGGCGTCTTCATTAAACTGAAGGAAGCGCGGCCAACGGAAATTTTTCACGGTAACGTCATTCGTATCGGCAAGCAAATGTTGTTGTTTGACACGGAAAACGGGGGCTATTCGTTCATTCACATCGATGCCGCTGGCAAGCCGCTGAATCGTTACGAGCTGTCAAATCAAATCATCGTTGTCGGCCGCCAGGCGCCCGATGTCACTTTGGACCAGTACGATATGACGCTGTCGCGCCACCATCTGTCAGTTACGGTCAAGGATCGCAAAATTTGGGTGAAAGATTTGGGCAGCGCCAACGGCAGTTTTCTGAAAATCAAAAATTCCGTGCCGCTGGAGCTCGATGATCAATTTCGCATCGGCCAGCAGCTTTTTAAATTCAATTTGAAAAAAGAAAGGGCGCGGCGGACGATCGTCTTTAACACTGAGTTAAAAAACGTCCGCAGCCCGAAGTCCGAAGCGCGAAGTCAAAGGACGGAAGATCGAAATCAAAAGCCGGAAGCGCGAAGTCAAAAGATTGAAGAAGCCAAGCCGCAGGCAGCAAAATTGGAGGGCATGTTCGTTGTCTTTAAAAATTTGGGGAAAAGCTGTTCTTTCAAAACCGGACAAACGATTTGTGAAATTGCCGAGAACAACGGCTTGAAACTCAAAGCGGATTGCCGCATCGGCAGTTGCGGCCTCGATCCGATTCGAATTATTTCCGGTTTCGAAAACATGAACCCGCTTGGTGATGAAGAGCAAGGGACACTTGAAGATATCAACAAGCTCGAGCCGGGAAAATATCGTTTGGCTTGCGTCGCCAGGCCGAAAGGGCCGGTGGTGGTGGAAATTTTGGAGCAAAAATAA
- a CDS encoding FHA domain-containing protein, with translation MKARLFCTTGFFAGSNFEFTKEATIGKSRANSIVLAPPIVSSRHARIYFDEKSQSYILEDLGSRNGTQVDGVRVKKKEKLEALSIITFAQKFDFIFQVIDHYEGEPAKKKMAQSETTAAMSPGRPEKKTGVTPLLTKDETAETFPANGKANGKTMLEAAPMPFRAASKEKTSLRRNGKTLREVFAENNNRSTPQPVFLLEMRSQGRRLKTIRLKNGENFLGRSPQCEIAIDDPSISRRHAVLTINANKVFVKDLGSRNHTFVGMQTAMAEIEIQPGTPLRFGNVEARLIQTFEFEKRKASSIGHLV, from the coding sequence ATGAAAGCCAGACTTTTCTGCACCACCGGATTTTTTGCGGGATCAAATTTCGAATTTACGAAAGAAGCCACCATTGGCAAAAGCAGAGCGAACAGCATCGTGCTGGCGCCGCCGATTGTTTCCAGCCGGCATGCGCGCATCTATTTCGACGAAAAATCGCAAAGCTACATTCTGGAGGATCTTGGCAGCCGCAACGGTACGCAAGTTGATGGAGTCCGGGTAAAAAAGAAGGAAAAACTGGAAGCATTGAGCATCATCACCTTTGCGCAAAAGTTTGATTTCATTTTTCAAGTCATTGACCACTATGAGGGCGAGCCGGCGAAAAAGAAAATGGCGCAAAGCGAAACGACAGCCGCGATGAGCCCGGGAAGGCCGGAAAAAAAGACCGGTGTAACACCGCTGCTCACCAAAGATGAAACCGCCGAGACGTTTCCGGCAAATGGAAAAGCCAACGGCAAAACCATGCTCGAAGCCGCGCCGATGCCGTTTCGCGCCGCGTCGAAGGAAAAAACCTCGCTCCGTCGCAACGGCAAAACACTGCGCGAGGTTTTCGCAGAGAACAACAACAGGTCGACACCTCAGCCGGTTTTTCTTTTGGAAATGCGCAGTCAAGGCCGGCGCTTGAAAACCATTCGGCTCAAAAACGGCGAAAATTTTCTGGGCCGGTCGCCGCAATGTGAAATCGCAATCGACGACCCTTCAATATCGAGACGCCACGCCGTGTTGACCATCAATGCGAATAAAGTGTTCGTGAAAGATCTTGGCAGCCGCAATCACACTTTTGTCGGCATGCAAACCGCCATGGCAGAAATTGAAATTCAACCCGGCACGCCGCTGCGCTTTGGCAACGTTGAGGCGCGGTTGATTCAGACATTTGAATTTGAAAAACGTAAAGCCTCGAGTATCGGGCATTTGGTATGA